The proteins below come from a single Rhizobium tropici CIAT 899 genomic window:
- a CDS encoding DUF6990 domain-containing protein: MTALAYLADFTTLVDYQEIFRKGKRMNFVPMITREMIDRAVNIAAERA; encoded by the coding sequence TTGACTGCGCTAGCGTATCTTGCAGATTTCACTACTTTAGTCGATTACCAAGAAATATTCCGCAAAGGGAAGCGGATGAACTTTGTGCCGATGATTACGCGTGAGATGATCGATCGGGCAGTCAATATCGCAGCTGAGCGGGCGTGA
- a CDS encoding DUF6990 domain-containing protein, whose product MNDMELRAVSVLKQLGWTTVPEMTGDAVVFRKSGDNELQAILQLRQLPNEKIMTLIISSGLSVYSEIVEKIAGREPRHMWLYQRNILKRKTEFCDTDIEEASNEALAWWVEQDNLSAIKALAAPPPDTGQPQLKHLAALAYLGDFNTLIDYQQIFRKGKRLNFVPMITPEMIDRAVDIAAERA is encoded by the coding sequence ATGAATGATATGGAACTGAGAGCGGTATCTGTCTTGAAGCAATTGGGCTGGACCACTGTTCCTGAGATGACAGGTGACGCCGTTGTTTTCAGAAAAAGCGGCGACAATGAGCTCCAGGCTATTCTTCAGCTTCGGCAACTTCCCAACGAAAAAATTATGACACTGATCATATCTTCTGGTTTGAGCGTCTATTCGGAGATAGTTGAGAAAATAGCCGGTCGAGAGCCCAGACATATGTGGCTTTATCAACGAAATATATTGAAGCGGAAGACCGAGTTTTGCGATACGGATATTGAAGAAGCGAGCAATGAGGCCCTTGCTTGGTGGGTGGAACAAGACAATCTTTCAGCAATCAAGGCACTCGCTGCGCCACCACCCGATACTGGTCAACCTCAATTGAAGCATTTGGCTGCTCTCGCTTATCTGGGCGATTTCAATACCTTGATTGACTATCAGCAGATATTCCGCAAGGGGAAGCGGCTAAATTTTGTGCCGATGATCACGCCAGAGATGATTGATCGCGCAGTCGATATTGCAGCTGAGAGGGCGTGA
- a CDS encoding DUF1003 domain-containing protein, translated as MTETKTFEPAEGIVDFDAGEGESPTVVEMDDYTKSLAQAKAKSVKLIDAITGQVLKKKDAVHVDDLRPSLADFMRLKHPELRADDYISRKVMDDYRAQYIAELLTVERGELSNLEDEVVESLKTHDTLAENIEEDYEDHRSIGDRMADGVASFGGSWVFIISFCLFLAVWMAVNIVMGEKQAFDAYPFILLNLVLSTIAALQAPVIMMSQRRQEEKDRLRALNDYKVNLKAELEIRHLHEKVDHLLNRQWERLTEIQQIQIEMMLEQAKAATRAIKANKATKAKTSALKSLFTKVKDPDPDDSVN; from the coding sequence ATGACAGAAACGAAGACCTTTGAGCCGGCGGAAGGTATCGTCGATTTCGACGCGGGCGAGGGCGAGAGCCCAACCGTTGTGGAGATGGACGATTATACCAAAAGTCTCGCGCAGGCGAAGGCCAAGTCCGTCAAGCTGATCGACGCCATCACCGGTCAGGTGCTCAAGAAAAAAGATGCCGTCCATGTCGATGACCTCCGCCCCTCGCTGGCGGATTTCATGCGGCTCAAGCATCCGGAGCTTCGCGCGGACGACTATATCAGCCGCAAGGTCATGGACGATTACCGCGCCCAGTATATTGCCGAGCTGCTGACGGTGGAGCGCGGCGAGCTTTCCAACCTCGAGGACGAGGTCGTCGAAAGCCTGAAGACGCATGATACGCTGGCCGAAAACATCGAAGAGGATTACGAGGACCACCGTTCGATCGGCGACCGCATGGCGGATGGCGTCGCGTCCTTCGGCGGCAGCTGGGTCTTTATCATTTCCTTCTGTCTGTTTCTCGCCGTCTGGATGGCCGTCAACATCGTCATGGGCGAAAAGCAGGCCTTCGATGCCTATCCATTCATTCTTCTCAATCTCGTCCTGTCGACGATCGCCGCACTGCAAGCGCCCGTCATCATGATGAGCCAGCGCCGCCAGGAAGAGAAGGATCGCCTGCGCGCCCTCAATGACTACAAGGTCAACCTGAAGGCCGAACTGGAAATCCGCCACCTGCACGAAAAGGTCGACCACCTCCTCAATCGCCAATGGGAGCGCCTGACCGAAATCCAGCAGATCCAGATCGAGATGATGCTGGAACAGGCCAAGGCCGCGACACGGGCGATCAAGGCCAACAAGGCTACGAAGGCGAAGACCAGTGCGCTGAAGAGCCTCTTCACCAAGGTCAAGGATCCCGATCCGGACGATTCCGTCAACTGA
- a CDS encoding phytanoyl-CoA dioxygenase family protein has protein sequence MHNPPAEDLESIARQGGRFKRMAVRIPTYLTDLKENPAWLPMFLLARTLPFRRIHWLATRQPVRLPVSGASMFAGADRSAIVKALRNDGIYPSLMLPDHIHREIAEFAAHTACFGNFNRKLEFVASEHRQAEGRFGRPLLSGHFFERSLDCEAVMAVQRDPLLIDVARQYLGGQAKVITTRIWWSFPTQASEADRSLASLDKYHFDLDDWRMLKFFFNLVDVDEGTGPHVFVKGSHKRRRVRHQLTLLVGHPAKEVLDYYGQANALTLTGKAGSGFVEDPFGFHMGTVPTQKPRLMMEVGFGVSKPSHRRFHGEPVLR, from the coding sequence ATGCACAATCCCCCGGCAGAGGACTTGGAGTCCATCGCCCGGCAGGGCGGCCGCTTCAAGCGTATGGCCGTCAGGATACCGACTTACCTGACCGATCTCAAAGAGAATCCAGCCTGGCTGCCTATGTTCCTGTTGGCCAGGACCCTGCCGTTTCGGCGCATCCATTGGCTGGCCACCAGGCAGCCCGTCAGGCTTCCGGTTTCCGGCGCCTCGATGTTTGCCGGCGCCGATCGCAGCGCCATCGTCAAGGCCCTGCGGAATGATGGCATCTATCCGAGCCTGATGCTGCCGGACCATATTCATCGGGAAATCGCCGAATTCGCTGCCCACACCGCCTGCTTCGGCAATTTCAACAGGAAGCTCGAATTTGTCGCAAGCGAACACAGGCAAGCGGAGGGTCGTTTCGGACGGCCGCTTCTGAGCGGACACTTCTTCGAGCGCTCGCTCGATTGCGAGGCTGTCATGGCGGTCCAGCGCGATCCGCTGCTGATCGATGTCGCCCGCCAATATCTCGGCGGGCAGGCCAAGGTAATCACCACCCGCATCTGGTGGAGCTTCCCGACGCAGGCTTCCGAGGCCGACAGAAGCCTCGCCTCACTCGACAAATACCACTTCGATCTCGATGATTGGCGGATGCTGAAGTTCTTCTTCAATCTCGTCGACGTTGATGAGGGCACCGGCCCGCATGTCTTCGTCAAGGGAAGCCACAAGCGCCGGCGCGTCCGGCATCAGCTGACATTGCTTGTGGGGCATCCGGCCAAGGAGGTGCTCGATTATTATGGGCAGGCGAACGCGCTGACGCTGACAGGCAAGGCCGGCTCCGGCTTTGTCGAAGATCCCTTCGGTTTCCATATGGGCACCGTACCGACGCAGAAGCCGCGGCTGATGATGGAGGTGGGTTTCGGGGTCTCGAAGCCGTCGCACCGCCGTTTCCACGGCGAACCGGTCCTGCGCTAG